A genome region from Triticum aestivum cultivar Chinese Spring chromosome 2B, IWGSC CS RefSeq v2.1, whole genome shotgun sequence includes the following:
- the LOC123047289 gene encoding reticulon-like protein B11 translates to MAGTHHRPLHALLGGGAVADLLLWRRRNASAAAVAGATLVWFLFERAGYSLASVLSNALLLLVVILFFWAKSASLLNRPLPPVPNLEVSDVVVEKAVGRALVWINKVLAVAHDIAIKRDRTVFIQVIMALWVVSCIGMIFNFFTLIYIGVLFALLVPPVYERHQDVIDEKVGLSHSILSRHLNTVVSKTGQPPKQKKAE, encoded by the exons ATGGCCGGCACCCACCACCGGCCCCTCCACGCCCTCCTCGGCGGCGGCGCAG TCGCCGACCTGCTCCTCTGGAGGCGGAGGAACGCCTCCGCGGCGGCCGTGGCCGGCGCCACGCTCGTCTGGTTCCTCTTCGAGCGCGCCGGGTACAGCCTCGCCTCGGTCCTCTCCAacgccctgctcctcctcgtcgtcatcctcttcttctggGCCAAGTCCGCCTCGCTGCTCAACAG ACCTCTTCCACCAGTGCCTAATCTAGAGGTCTCAGATGTGGTCGTTGAGAAAGCTGTAGGTCGGGCTCTTGTATGGATAAACAAGGTGTTGGCTGTTGCCCATGACATTGCCATCAAGAGAGACCGTACAGTTTTTATACAG GTTATAATGGCTCTATGGGTGGTTTCATGTATTGGGATGATCTTCAACTTCTTTACGCTCATTTACATTG GTGTACTATTCGCTCTGTTGGTTCCCCCGGTATATGAGAGGCACCAGGATGTTATTGATGAAAAGGTTGGTTTATCACACAGCATACTGTCAAGGCACTTGAATACCGTCGTTAGCAAGACAGGGCAACCACCTAAACAAAAGAAGGCTGAGTAG
- the LOC123042647 gene encoding uncharacterized protein At4g06744 encodes MPSSQNGRRGVSRMVRPSDRRRATMAVRVAAPSPAALVFALAVVLAVVSADGDSGHASFREASRVSVVGCVCVPSTVSLEGCACPPTPPPPPPPPACPPPPPSPPPPCPPPPPACPPPPPSPPPPCPPPPPACPPSPPPEPTPWDFENEKLRRLYPVIQAFKQTITSDPMNVTATWVGSKICDSSKGGSSYKGFYCDTPPDDANKTLTVASIDFNGFHLCAPTLAGFIDAFPDLALFHANSNNFSGVLPDLTSLRYFYELDLSNNAFSGAFPAAVPPLGRLAFLDLRFNGFAGEVPPSVFGISVEALFLNNNAFTGVIPESTFGTSRAEYIVVANNRFTGPIPRTIFNASGTLSEILFLNNDLSGCLPYEIGLVEGLTVFDAGGNEIRGPIPLSFGCLADVEELNLARNQLYGHVPDVLCLLAKTGKLTNLSLSDNYFHSVGYHCMELVRSRVLDVRRNCILGFPGQRPHIECAMFYADPTKHCPFIPHIPCDLPGFKPHATAALPAGESAVHGYGEDGSVALGKLPTSG; translated from the coding sequence ATGCCATCCTCCCAGAACGGGAGGAGAGGCGTGTCACGCATGGTGCGGCCAAGTGATCGGCGACGTGCAACGATGGCGGTTCGGGTGGCAGCCCCGTCTCCGGCGGCACTAGTCTTTGCACTTGCGGTTGTGCTCGCCGTGGTGAGTGCCGACGGCGACTCCGGCCATGCAAGCTTCCGCGAGGCGTCGAGGGTTTCGGTGGTAGGTTGCGTGTGCGTGCCGTCCACGGTGTCACTGGAAGGCTGCGCATgcccgccaacaccgccaccgccaccgccacctcccgcATGCCCGCCACCGCCTCCATCTCCACCACCGCCGTGCCCGCCGCCACCTCCCGCATGCCCGCCACCGCCTCCATCTCCACCACCGCCGTGCCCGCCGCCACCTCCGGCGTGCCCGCCGTCGCCACCTCCGGAGCCGACGCCGTGGGATTTCGAAAACGAGAAGTTGAGGCGGCTGTACCCGGTGATCCAGGCGTTCAAGCAGACCATCACGAGCGACCCGATGAACGTGACGGCGACGTGGGTGGGCAGCAAGATCTGCGACAGCTCTAAAGGCGGCAGCTCGTACAAGGGCTTCTACTGCGACACCCCGCCGGACGACGCCAACAAGACGCTCACCGTGGCCTCCATCGACTTCAACGGCTTCCACCTCTGCGCGCCCACGCTGGCCGGCTTCATCGACGCCTTCCCGGACCTCGCACTCTTCCACGCCAACTCCAACAACTTCTCCGGCGTCCTCCCGGACCTCACCTCCCTCCGCTACTTCTACGAGCTCGACCTCTCCAACAACGCCTTCTCGGGAGCCTTCCCGGCCGCCGTGCCGCCGCTCGGCCGCCTCGCCTTCCTCGACCTCCGCTTCAACGGCTTCGCCGGGGAGGTGCCGCCCTCCGTCTTCGGCATCTCCGTCGAGGCGCTCTTCCTCAACAACAACGCCTTCACCGGCGTCATCCCGGAGAGCACCTTCGGCACCAGCAGGGCCGAGTACATCGTCGTCGCCAACAACAGGTTCACAGGCCCCATCCCGCGCACCATCTTCAACGCCTCCGGCACGCTCTCCGAGATCCTCTTCCTCAACAACGACCTCTCCGGCTGCCTCCCCTACGAGATCGGCCTCGTGGAAGGGCTCACGGTGTTCGACGCCGGCGGCAACGAGATCCGCGGCCCCATCCCGCTCTCCTTCGGCTGCCTCGCCGACGTCGAGGAGCTCAACCTCGCCCGGAACCAGCTCTACGGCCACGTCCCCGACGTGCTCTGTCTGCTCGCCAAGACGGGGAAGCTCACCAACCTCTCGCTCTCCGACAACTACTTCCACTCCGTGGGGTACCACTGCATGGAGCTGGTGAGGAGCCGCGTGCTGGACGTCCGGCGGAACTGCATCCTCGGCTTCCCCGGCCAGCGGCCGCACATCGAGTGCGCCATGTTCTACGCCGACCCCACCAAGCACTGCCCCTTCATCCCGCACATACCCTGCGACCTCCCGGGGTTCAAGCCGCACGCCACCGCAGCGTTGCCGGCGGGGGAGAGCGCTGTGCATGGCTACGGCGAGGACGGGAGTGTGGCCCTGGGAAAACTACCGACGTCGGGATAG